In a single window of the Cucumis melo cultivar AY chromosome 11, USDA_Cmelo_AY_1.0, whole genome shotgun sequence genome:
- the LOC103497972 gene encoding protein ROS1C-like isoform X1, which translates to MAETPLASKHVKEVEMEPSISTPLQQEAKRKRPQNNGIEATKRKKPRKKMYRPKVIGEGRKRKSKGSNTTPAKQQPVTPNPKTPSRVVPKLTTRKPRPLPKPRTRKLVPCQKNSILLEDGCRDLAEFAEINAIESCRDLVLVENEREIEKFIEEVAAIEAKETEPDNRVDAIDSCRNLVLVENELEIEKVFEEVDAIETKEADKENSNITVVRTPVDLSESFCLTKECKRKRSSRRISRKIIERKPYGLRAAREKGRGSRKKLLPFLFSKRKRTPMVRRCNLASLFELPVCNQLPRNIHKHAVNSGKTEILNGNNIVPIVGWQLKRPRNQRKSQARIALQILNCSSGDDDGVTKIGELACQSAFDLNANGRETHVGTAITDVNKEEILTKGSAQTSISHAIGRETSIETALTNVNKEETLTKGSAQISLAQVNGLTQGNRRETSIGTALIDVNKEETLTKGSAQTSILQANGRDTSTGTTITDALRMFTVNKEERLTRGVSQTSLPQASSKFSDMRSEGGLRKMGNLFHNKRLGEHNEQVTMKWLDISHFLTNSRLRMGRSGNNPPENGLSIPRITTGLHNVGSGGNLTRHQDFTFSAKPSGNANKVRPTLSMVLWNNREGIRNNHEHNRLKGETRGVLGEEMDSSCKRFLVPYAADGRYNEALSRNVSPYVATNNNNGLSHHLQKERTASVHEKQIIPYARKGGKKNSKHEHNPNSLDGMQGAIVPHSKSLNSTKKKEIGRVNLEPRDIIVWKVLFENDSNSEKEKIDEEWWENERKVFRGRINAFNAIMHVILGDRRFSPWKGSVVDSVVGVFLTQNVSDHLSSSAYMSLAATFPLPETENYHGEEIFCIQQSTQRNEKLFLCESKWDNGRMETNKATGDPEEAKELMSVDDAISSQDCQGLSIKENHDSTLLSSICLEDDCGTCLSKNLDDTDNLALHSNKSTFEKEPYSSSQNSTSSCGSNQKNRTSESKEVGWRDQNPISGNFNSSDTMHTPRSLGKCYSSAECISKSKSGLENNAEDSNRCEEIAVDLQFAPNEKSQGFFASTEKFQNQEIQLIGDVNAQCPLCSESNEGKMEAGSQLSSDIDDSSQKVDFDVEKVQSQESVTQASNNTNEAKEKEKKEAKGYLEDGNPNHLNDEKETNNPKGKAKKSKMKPEVDWNSLREKWDSMRREHPPCEPRSHDHMDSVDWEAVRCAEPTKIADAIKERGQHNIIAGRIKEFLDRTARLHGCIDLEWLRHAPPKDVKEYLLEIDGLGLKSVECIRLLALQQVAFPVDINVGRIAVRLGWVPLEPLPEEVQMHLLETFPMMDSIQKYLWPRLSMLDQRTLYELHYQLITFGKVFCTKRKPNCNACPLRADCRHYASAYASARLALPGPQEKGIVSTMAPEKSFEGNTQAMNSASVLHIDANPFSEATNNCEPIIEAPPSPEPAHDESQLTDIEDLYEYDSDDVPIIRLSSGQFTTTSLNCVDDTITKALVPLHTRVASAPLRKLKHIERLRTEHQAYELPDTHPLLSQLERREPNDPCPYLLCILSPGETVDSCEPPNTRCVYRETGEICTEGSCSSCNIIREQNSGAVRGTILIPCRTAMRGKFPLNGTYFQVNEVFADDETSKNPIQIPREWIWNLPRRIAYFGTSTTTIFRGLAKEDIQYCFQKGFICVRGFDRRTRTPKRLAERLHRATNASIKARANKNDDQKQKTYASNSNSPQQL; encoded by the exons ATGGCTGAAACACCTCTTGCATCAAAACATGTGAAGGAAGTGGAAATGGAACCAAGCATTTCAACTCCATTACAGCAGGAAGCTAAGAGAAAGAGACCACAAAACAATGGAATAGAAGCAACCAAAAGAAAGAAGCCTAGAAAAAAAATGTACAGACCGAAAGTGATtggagaaggaagaaaaagaaagagcaaaGGGTCAAATACAACACCGGCAAAACAACAACCAGTTACCCCAAATCCAAAAACGCCAAGTCGTGTTGTACCAAAACTAACGACTCGAAAACCTCGTCCTTTGCCAAAACCAAGAACCCGAAAACTCGTTCCATGTCAGAAAAACAGTATCTTGTTGGAAGATGGATGCAGAGATTTAGCAGAATTTGCCGAAATTAATGCTATAGAGAGTTGTCGGGATTTAGTTTTAGTCGAGAATGAACGGGAAATTGAGAAATTTATTGAAGAAGTTGCAGCCATTGAAGCAAAGGAAACCGAGCCGGATAATCGAGTTGATGCTATAGATAGCTGCAGAAATTTAGTTTTAGTGGAGAATGAATTGGAAATTGAGAAAGTATTTGAAGAAGTTGATGCTATTGAAACAAAGGAAGCAGACAAGGAGAATTCAAATATAACAGTTGTTCGAACTCCTGTCGATTTGAGTGAAAGCTTCTGTTTAACAAAGGAATGTAAGAGAAAGAGGAGTTCAAGGAGAATATCAAGGAAAATAATTGAGAGGAAACCATATGGATTGAGGGCTGCAAGAGAAAAAGGCAGGGGATCAAGAAAAAAGTTACTGCCATTCTTATTCTCTAAGAGAAAAAGAACTCCAATGGTTAGAAGGTGCAATTTAGCTTCACTATTTGAACTTCCAGTTTGTAACCAATTGCCAAGAAATATACATAAACATGCTGTCAACAGCGGAAAAACAGAAATTTTGAATGGGAACAACATTGTTCCCATTGTAGGGTGGCAGTTAAAGAGACCTCGAAATCAACGGAAATCTCAAGCTAGAATTGCACTTCAGATTTTAAATTGTAGTAGCGGAG ATGATGATGGGGTCACAAAAATAGGAGAGCTTGCCTGTCAATCTGCCTTTGATTTAAATGCTAATGGGAGAGAAACACATGTAGGAACTGCCATAACAGATG TCAATAAAGAAGAAATACTAACAAAAGGTTCGGCTCAAACATCAATCTCTCATGCTATTGGGAGAGAGACATCTATAGAAACTGCTTTAACAAATG TCAATAAGGAAGAAACGCTAACAAAAGGATCGGCTCAAATATCACTCGCTCAAGTTAATGGACTCACTCAAGGCAACAGGAGAGAGACATCTATAGGAACTGCCTTGATAGATG TTAATAAGGAAGAAACACTAACAAAAGGATCTGCTCAAACATCAATCCTTCAAGCTAATGGGAGAGATACATCTACAGGAACTACCATAACAGATG CACTTCGTATGTTTACAGTCAACAAGGAAGAAAGACTAACAAGAGGAGTGTCTCAAACATCACTCCCTCAAGCTAGTTCCAAGTTTTCAGATATGCGAAGTGAGGGGGGACTACGGAAGATGGGtaatttatttcataacaaAAGATTAG GTGAACACAACGAGCAGGTAACAATGAAATGGCTTGATATCAGCCATTTCTTAACTAATTCCAGGCTTCGCATGGGTAGAAGTGGAAACAACCCACCAGAAAATGGCCTTTCAATTCCCAGAATTACAACAG GTCTTCATAATGTAGGAAGTGGAGGAAACTTGACCAGGCATCAGGACTTCACTTTTTCAGCCAAACCAAGTG GGAATGCAAACAAAGTGAGACCCACCCTCAGTATGGTATTATGGAATAATAGAGAAGGAATCAGGAACAATCATGAACATAACAGGCTTAAAGGTGAAACGAGAG GTGTGCTTGGAGAAGAAATGGATTCTTCCTGTAAGAGGTTTTTGGTTCCATATGCTGCTGATGGTCGTTACAACGAAGCACTATCTAGAAACGTTTCCCCTTATGTGGCAACTAATAACAACAATGGTCTATCACATCATTTGCAGAAGGAACGAACTGCTTCGGTACATGAGAAGCAAATTATTCCATACGCACGTAAAGGAGGAAAGAAAAACAGCAAGCATGAGCACAATCCAAATTCTCTTGATGGGATGCAAGGAGCAATAGTTCCTCATTCTAAATCATTGAACTCaactaagaaaaaagagatCGGTAGAGTTAACCTTGAGCCAAGAGATATTATTGTGTGGAAGGTACTATTTGAAAATGACAGTAattctgaaaaagaaaaaatcgaCGAAGAGTGGTGGGAGAATGAAAGGAAAGTTTTCCGTGGACGGATAAATGCTTTTAATGCTATAATGCATGTAATTTTAG GCGATAGGCGTTTTTCACCATGGAAAGGTTCGGTCGTGGATTCCGTGGTTGGTGTTTTTCTAACTCAAAATGTCTCCGACCATCTTTCAAG CTCAGCTTATATGTCACTTGCTGCAACATTCCCCCTCCCGGAGACGGAAAATTATCATGGGGAGGAGATTTTCTGCATTCAACAATCGACTCAAAGAAACGAAAAATTATTTCTGTGTGAAAGTAAATGGGACAATGGTAGAATGGAAACTAACAAGGCAACTGGGGATCCTGAAGAAGCTAAAGAATTAATGTCTGTTGATGATGCAATTTCATCTCAAGATTGCCAGGGGTTATCTATAAAAGAAAACCATGATTCAACACTTCTCTCGTCCATATGTTTAGAAGATGATTGTGGGACCTGTTTGTCTAAGAACTTGGACGACACAGATAACTTGGCGCTCCATTCTAATAAATCAACCTTTGAGAAAGAACCTTATAGCAGTAGTCAAAATAGCACATCGTCGTGTGGAAGCAATCAAAAAAATAGAACTTCAGAATCCAAAGAGGTGGGTTGGAGAGACCAAAATCCAATTTCCGGAAACTTCAATTCCAGTGACACAATGCATACACCGAGATCATTAGGGAAGTGCTATTCTAGCGCAGAATGCATTAGCAAATCAAAGAGTGGACTTGAAAATAATGCTGAGGATTCTAACCGTTGTGAAGAAATAGCAGTTGATTTACAGTTCGCACCAAATGAGAAATCTCAGGGATTTTTTGCCAGTACAGAAAAGTTtcaaaatcaagaaattcaACTCATTGGTGATGTCAATGCTCAGTGCCCCTTATGTTCTGAGAGCAATGAAGGAAAAATGGAAGCTGGTTCTCAGCTTTCAAGTGACATTGACGATTCATCTCAAAAAGTAGATTTTGATGTTGAAAAAGTCCAAAGTCAAGAAAGTGTGACTCAAGCAAGTAATAATACCAACGAAGccaaagagaaagaaaagaaagaggcAAAAGGATATTTGGAAGACGGAAATCCTAATCATCTCAATGATGAAAAAGAGACAAACAATCCTAAGGGGAAAGCCAAAAAGAGTAAAATGAAGCCAGAAGTAGACTGGAATAGTTTACGAGAAAAATGGGATAGTATGAGGAGAGAGCATCCTCCCTGTGAGCCAAGAAGTCATGACCACATGGATTCTGTGGATTGGGAAGCAGTTAGGTGTGCAGAACCTACCAAGATAGCAGATGCCATTAAGGAACGTGGCCAGCATAACATCATAGCCGGAAGAATCAAG GAATTTCTTGATCGAACTGCAAGGCTACATGGTTGCATTGACCTTGAATGGCTTCGACATGCTCCTCCAAAGGATGTTAA GGAATATCTACTAGAGATAGATGGGCTAGGATTGAAGAGTGTAGAATGCATAAGGCTTTTGGCACTTCAGCAAGTTGCCTTTCCA gTGGACATAAACGTTGGACGAATTGCAGTTCGACTGGGTTGGGTTCCTCTTGAACCGTTGCCTGAGGAGGTTCAAATGCATCTTCTTGAGAC GTTCCCTATGATGGATTCTATTCAAAAATATCTATGGCCAAGGCTCAGTATGCTTGACCAGCGAACATT GTATGAACTACATTATCAACTGATAACGTTTGGAAAG GTCTTTTGCACAAAGAGGAAACCTAACTGCAATGCTTGTCCACTAAGGGCAGATTGTCGGCATTACGCTAGTGCATATGCAAG TGCAAGGTTGGCCTTACCTGGACCGCAAGAAAAAGGAATAGTAAGCACAATGGCCCCGGAAAAAAGTTTTGAAGGCAATACACAGGCGATGAATTCAGCATCAGTACTTCATATCGATGCCAATCCATTTTCAGAAGCAACCAACAATTGTGAACCCATCATTGAAGCGCCTCCATCACCTGAGCCTGCACATGATGAATCCCAATTGACAGATATTGAAGATTTATATGAGTATGATTCTGATGATGTTCCTATAATCAGACTTAGCTCCGGACAGTTTACAACAACTTCACTGAACTGCGTGGACGATACCATCACTAAAGCTTTGGTTCCTTTGCACACAAGAGTCGCTTCTGCCCCGTTGCGCAAACTAAAGCATATAGAACGCCTGAGGACAGAGCATCAAGC CTATGAACTTCCAGATACTCATCCTCTTCTATCACAG CTAGAAAGACGAGAGCCAAATGATCCTTGCCCGTACCTTTTGTGTATATTATCACCAG GTGAAACTGTAGATTCATGTGAGCCACCGAATACAAGATGCGTGTACCGAGAAACGGGAGAAATTTGTACCGAGGGATCATGTTCATCATGCAACATTATCAGGGAACAAAATAGTGGAGCAGTCCGTGGAACAATTTTG ATACCCTGTAGAACAGCCATGAGAGGCAAATTTCCATTAAACGGGACATATTTTCAAG
- the LOC103497972 gene encoding DNA glycosylase/AP lyase ROS1-like isoform X2 — MAETPLASKHVKEVEMEPSISTPLQQEAKRKRPQNNGIEATKRKKPRKKMYRPKVIGEGRKRKSKGSNTTPAKQQPVTPNPKTPSRVVPKLTTRKPRPLPKPRTRKLVPCQKNSILLEDGCRDLAEFAEINAIESCRDLVLVENEREIEKFIEEVAAIEAKETEPDNRVDAIDSCRNLVLVENELEIEKVFEEVDAIETKEADKENSNITVVRTPVDLSESFCLTKECKRKRSSRRISRKIIERKPYGLRAAREKGRGSRKKLLPFLFSKRKRTPMVRRCNLASLFELPVCNQLPRNIHKHAVNSGKTEILNGNNIVPIVGWQLKRPRNQRKSQARIALQILNCSSGDDDGVTKIGELACQSAFDLNANGRETHVGTAITDVNKEEILTKGSAQTSISHAIGRETSIETALTNVNKEETLTKGSAQISLAQVNGLTQGNRRETSIGTALIDVNKEETLTKGSAQTSILQANGRDTSTGTTITDVNKEERLTRGVSQTSLPQASSKFSDMRSEGGLRKMGNLFHNKRLGEHNEQVTMKWLDISHFLTNSRLRMGRSGNNPPENGLSIPRITTGLHNVGSGGNLTRHQDFTFSAKPSGNANKVRPTLSMVLWNNREGIRNNHEHNRLKGETRGVLGEEMDSSCKRFLVPYAADGRYNEALSRNVSPYVATNNNNGLSHHLQKERTASVHEKQIIPYARKGGKKNSKHEHNPNSLDGMQGAIVPHSKSLNSTKKKEIGRVNLEPRDIIVWKVLFENDSNSEKEKIDEEWWENERKVFRGRINAFNAIMHVILGDRRFSPWKGSVVDSVVGVFLTQNVSDHLSSSAYMSLAATFPLPETENYHGEEIFCIQQSTQRNEKLFLCESKWDNGRMETNKATGDPEEAKELMSVDDAISSQDCQGLSIKENHDSTLLSSICLEDDCGTCLSKNLDDTDNLALHSNKSTFEKEPYSSSQNSTSSCGSNQKNRTSESKEVGWRDQNPISGNFNSSDTMHTPRSLGKCYSSAECISKSKSGLENNAEDSNRCEEIAVDLQFAPNEKSQGFFASTEKFQNQEIQLIGDVNAQCPLCSESNEGKMEAGSQLSSDIDDSSQKVDFDVEKVQSQESVTQASNNTNEAKEKEKKEAKGYLEDGNPNHLNDEKETNNPKGKAKKSKMKPEVDWNSLREKWDSMRREHPPCEPRSHDHMDSVDWEAVRCAEPTKIADAIKERGQHNIIAGRIKEFLDRTARLHGCIDLEWLRHAPPKDVKEYLLEIDGLGLKSVECIRLLALQQVAFPVDINVGRIAVRLGWVPLEPLPEEVQMHLLETFPMMDSIQKYLWPRLSMLDQRTLYELHYQLITFGKVFCTKRKPNCNACPLRADCRHYASAYASARLALPGPQEKGIVSTMAPEKSFEGNTQAMNSASVLHIDANPFSEATNNCEPIIEAPPSPEPAHDESQLTDIEDLYEYDSDDVPIIRLSSGQFTTTSLNCVDDTITKALVPLHTRVASAPLRKLKHIERLRTEHQAYELPDTHPLLSQLERREPNDPCPYLLCILSPGETVDSCEPPNTRCVYRETGEICTEGSCSSCNIIREQNSGAVRGTILIPCRTAMRGKFPLNGTYFQVNEVFADDETSKNPIQIPREWIWNLPRRIAYFGTSTTTIFRGLAKEDIQYCFQKGFICVRGFDRRTRTPKRLAERLHRATNASIKARANKNDDQKQKTYASNSNSPQQL, encoded by the exons ATGGCTGAAACACCTCTTGCATCAAAACATGTGAAGGAAGTGGAAATGGAACCAAGCATTTCAACTCCATTACAGCAGGAAGCTAAGAGAAAGAGACCACAAAACAATGGAATAGAAGCAACCAAAAGAAAGAAGCCTAGAAAAAAAATGTACAGACCGAAAGTGATtggagaaggaagaaaaagaaagagcaaaGGGTCAAATACAACACCGGCAAAACAACAACCAGTTACCCCAAATCCAAAAACGCCAAGTCGTGTTGTACCAAAACTAACGACTCGAAAACCTCGTCCTTTGCCAAAACCAAGAACCCGAAAACTCGTTCCATGTCAGAAAAACAGTATCTTGTTGGAAGATGGATGCAGAGATTTAGCAGAATTTGCCGAAATTAATGCTATAGAGAGTTGTCGGGATTTAGTTTTAGTCGAGAATGAACGGGAAATTGAGAAATTTATTGAAGAAGTTGCAGCCATTGAAGCAAAGGAAACCGAGCCGGATAATCGAGTTGATGCTATAGATAGCTGCAGAAATTTAGTTTTAGTGGAGAATGAATTGGAAATTGAGAAAGTATTTGAAGAAGTTGATGCTATTGAAACAAAGGAAGCAGACAAGGAGAATTCAAATATAACAGTTGTTCGAACTCCTGTCGATTTGAGTGAAAGCTTCTGTTTAACAAAGGAATGTAAGAGAAAGAGGAGTTCAAGGAGAATATCAAGGAAAATAATTGAGAGGAAACCATATGGATTGAGGGCTGCAAGAGAAAAAGGCAGGGGATCAAGAAAAAAGTTACTGCCATTCTTATTCTCTAAGAGAAAAAGAACTCCAATGGTTAGAAGGTGCAATTTAGCTTCACTATTTGAACTTCCAGTTTGTAACCAATTGCCAAGAAATATACATAAACATGCTGTCAACAGCGGAAAAACAGAAATTTTGAATGGGAACAACATTGTTCCCATTGTAGGGTGGCAGTTAAAGAGACCTCGAAATCAACGGAAATCTCAAGCTAGAATTGCACTTCAGATTTTAAATTGTAGTAGCGGAG ATGATGATGGGGTCACAAAAATAGGAGAGCTTGCCTGTCAATCTGCCTTTGATTTAAATGCTAATGGGAGAGAAACACATGTAGGAACTGCCATAACAGATG TCAATAAAGAAGAAATACTAACAAAAGGTTCGGCTCAAACATCAATCTCTCATGCTATTGGGAGAGAGACATCTATAGAAACTGCTTTAACAAATG TCAATAAGGAAGAAACGCTAACAAAAGGATCGGCTCAAATATCACTCGCTCAAGTTAATGGACTCACTCAAGGCAACAGGAGAGAGACATCTATAGGAACTGCCTTGATAGATG TTAATAAGGAAGAAACACTAACAAAAGGATCTGCTCAAACATCAATCCTTCAAGCTAATGGGAGAGATACATCTACAGGAACTACCATAACAGATG TCAACAAGGAAGAAAGACTAACAAGAGGAGTGTCTCAAACATCACTCCCTCAAGCTAGTTCCAAGTTTTCAGATATGCGAAGTGAGGGGGGACTACGGAAGATGGGtaatttatttcataacaaAAGATTAG GTGAACACAACGAGCAGGTAACAATGAAATGGCTTGATATCAGCCATTTCTTAACTAATTCCAGGCTTCGCATGGGTAGAAGTGGAAACAACCCACCAGAAAATGGCCTTTCAATTCCCAGAATTACAACAG GTCTTCATAATGTAGGAAGTGGAGGAAACTTGACCAGGCATCAGGACTTCACTTTTTCAGCCAAACCAAGTG GGAATGCAAACAAAGTGAGACCCACCCTCAGTATGGTATTATGGAATAATAGAGAAGGAATCAGGAACAATCATGAACATAACAGGCTTAAAGGTGAAACGAGAG GTGTGCTTGGAGAAGAAATGGATTCTTCCTGTAAGAGGTTTTTGGTTCCATATGCTGCTGATGGTCGTTACAACGAAGCACTATCTAGAAACGTTTCCCCTTATGTGGCAACTAATAACAACAATGGTCTATCACATCATTTGCAGAAGGAACGAACTGCTTCGGTACATGAGAAGCAAATTATTCCATACGCACGTAAAGGAGGAAAGAAAAACAGCAAGCATGAGCACAATCCAAATTCTCTTGATGGGATGCAAGGAGCAATAGTTCCTCATTCTAAATCATTGAACTCaactaagaaaaaagagatCGGTAGAGTTAACCTTGAGCCAAGAGATATTATTGTGTGGAAGGTACTATTTGAAAATGACAGTAattctgaaaaagaaaaaatcgaCGAAGAGTGGTGGGAGAATGAAAGGAAAGTTTTCCGTGGACGGATAAATGCTTTTAATGCTATAATGCATGTAATTTTAG GCGATAGGCGTTTTTCACCATGGAAAGGTTCGGTCGTGGATTCCGTGGTTGGTGTTTTTCTAACTCAAAATGTCTCCGACCATCTTTCAAG CTCAGCTTATATGTCACTTGCTGCAACATTCCCCCTCCCGGAGACGGAAAATTATCATGGGGAGGAGATTTTCTGCATTCAACAATCGACTCAAAGAAACGAAAAATTATTTCTGTGTGAAAGTAAATGGGACAATGGTAGAATGGAAACTAACAAGGCAACTGGGGATCCTGAAGAAGCTAAAGAATTAATGTCTGTTGATGATGCAATTTCATCTCAAGATTGCCAGGGGTTATCTATAAAAGAAAACCATGATTCAACACTTCTCTCGTCCATATGTTTAGAAGATGATTGTGGGACCTGTTTGTCTAAGAACTTGGACGACACAGATAACTTGGCGCTCCATTCTAATAAATCAACCTTTGAGAAAGAACCTTATAGCAGTAGTCAAAATAGCACATCGTCGTGTGGAAGCAATCAAAAAAATAGAACTTCAGAATCCAAAGAGGTGGGTTGGAGAGACCAAAATCCAATTTCCGGAAACTTCAATTCCAGTGACACAATGCATACACCGAGATCATTAGGGAAGTGCTATTCTAGCGCAGAATGCATTAGCAAATCAAAGAGTGGACTTGAAAATAATGCTGAGGATTCTAACCGTTGTGAAGAAATAGCAGTTGATTTACAGTTCGCACCAAATGAGAAATCTCAGGGATTTTTTGCCAGTACAGAAAAGTTtcaaaatcaagaaattcaACTCATTGGTGATGTCAATGCTCAGTGCCCCTTATGTTCTGAGAGCAATGAAGGAAAAATGGAAGCTGGTTCTCAGCTTTCAAGTGACATTGACGATTCATCTCAAAAAGTAGATTTTGATGTTGAAAAAGTCCAAAGTCAAGAAAGTGTGACTCAAGCAAGTAATAATACCAACGAAGccaaagagaaagaaaagaaagaggcAAAAGGATATTTGGAAGACGGAAATCCTAATCATCTCAATGATGAAAAAGAGACAAACAATCCTAAGGGGAAAGCCAAAAAGAGTAAAATGAAGCCAGAAGTAGACTGGAATAGTTTACGAGAAAAATGGGATAGTATGAGGAGAGAGCATCCTCCCTGTGAGCCAAGAAGTCATGACCACATGGATTCTGTGGATTGGGAAGCAGTTAGGTGTGCAGAACCTACCAAGATAGCAGATGCCATTAAGGAACGTGGCCAGCATAACATCATAGCCGGAAGAATCAAG GAATTTCTTGATCGAACTGCAAGGCTACATGGTTGCATTGACCTTGAATGGCTTCGACATGCTCCTCCAAAGGATGTTAA GGAATATCTACTAGAGATAGATGGGCTAGGATTGAAGAGTGTAGAATGCATAAGGCTTTTGGCACTTCAGCAAGTTGCCTTTCCA gTGGACATAAACGTTGGACGAATTGCAGTTCGACTGGGTTGGGTTCCTCTTGAACCGTTGCCTGAGGAGGTTCAAATGCATCTTCTTGAGAC GTTCCCTATGATGGATTCTATTCAAAAATATCTATGGCCAAGGCTCAGTATGCTTGACCAGCGAACATT GTATGAACTACATTATCAACTGATAACGTTTGGAAAG GTCTTTTGCACAAAGAGGAAACCTAACTGCAATGCTTGTCCACTAAGGGCAGATTGTCGGCATTACGCTAGTGCATATGCAAG TGCAAGGTTGGCCTTACCTGGACCGCAAGAAAAAGGAATAGTAAGCACAATGGCCCCGGAAAAAAGTTTTGAAGGCAATACACAGGCGATGAATTCAGCATCAGTACTTCATATCGATGCCAATCCATTTTCAGAAGCAACCAACAATTGTGAACCCATCATTGAAGCGCCTCCATCACCTGAGCCTGCACATGATGAATCCCAATTGACAGATATTGAAGATTTATATGAGTATGATTCTGATGATGTTCCTATAATCAGACTTAGCTCCGGACAGTTTACAACAACTTCACTGAACTGCGTGGACGATACCATCACTAAAGCTTTGGTTCCTTTGCACACAAGAGTCGCTTCTGCCCCGTTGCGCAAACTAAAGCATATAGAACGCCTGAGGACAGAGCATCAAGC CTATGAACTTCCAGATACTCATCCTCTTCTATCACAG CTAGAAAGACGAGAGCCAAATGATCCTTGCCCGTACCTTTTGTGTATATTATCACCAG GTGAAACTGTAGATTCATGTGAGCCACCGAATACAAGATGCGTGTACCGAGAAACGGGAGAAATTTGTACCGAGGGATCATGTTCATCATGCAACATTATCAGGGAACAAAATAGTGGAGCAGTCCGTGGAACAATTTTG ATACCCTGTAGAACAGCCATGAGAGGCAAATTTCCATTAAACGGGACATATTTTCAAG